Proteins from a genomic interval of Bradyrhizobium sp. CCGB01:
- a CDS encoding efflux RND transporter permease subunit: MIALVRIALSRPYTFVVLALLLLIIGPLAALRTPTDIFPDIRIPVIGVVWQYTGLPPDQMSGRITTPFQRALTTTVNDIEHITANSYNGFGIIKIFFQPNVDIRTANAQVTAISQTLLKQMPPGATPPLILNYSASTVPIIQVALSGDGLTEQNLADIGINQLRTPLVTVPGAAIPYPFGGKQRQVQIDLDPTALQARGLSGQDVANALAAQNLITPVGTQKIGTFEYNIQLNNSPLRIDELGNLPIRTVNGAMVYVRDVATVRDGNPPQTNIVHVDGNRSVLMMVLKAGATSTLDIIAGIKQKVIDVKDQLPDALKIGFIGDQSVFVRGAIEGVAFEGVIAALLTSVMILLFLGSWRSTIIIAVSIPLSVLGAIIMLSAIGETLNIMTLGGLALAVGILVDDATVTIENINYHLEQGKPVEQSILDGANQIVTPAFVSLLCICIVFVPMFFLTGVARFLFVPMAEAVMFAMIWSFILSRTLVPTMANYLLKPHVHHEGPPPKSRNPLVWFQRGFEKRFERIRGGYHNLLGLALAHRAVFVIGFLCVVGASFALVPFLGRNFFPAVDAGNILMHVRTQVGTRVEETANQLADVQKAVRKLIPGEIETMTDNIGMPISGINMTYNNTGVIGPQDGDIQIKLKEGHKPTEEHVRVLREQLPRLFPGVSFAFLPADIVSQILNFGAPAPIDLQIRGANLSANFAYANNLLAKVRKIPGVADARIQQSPNNPTFNIDVDRTRAQYVGLTERDVTNSLVVNLAGSSQVAPTYYLNPDNGVSYSIVMQTPQYQIDSLSALQTLPITAAGNAQSPILGGIADIKRSTSSAVVSQYDIQSMVQIFATTSGRDLGAVAADIRQVIADTAKEVPKGSSVVLLGQVQTMNSAFTGLLFGLLGAVVLIYFLIVVNFQSWSDPFVIITALPAALAGIVWMLFMTETTLSVPALTGAIMCMGVATANSVLVISFARERYEELGDPIAAALEAGFVRFRPVLMTALAMIIGMAPMALGLGEGGEQNAPLGRAVIGGLIFATFATLMFVPVVFSMVHKKQGAKAAAPLETTHVAH, encoded by the coding sequence ATGATTGCTCTGGTCCGTATTGCCCTGAGCCGGCCCTACACGTTTGTCGTGCTCGCGCTGCTGCTCCTGATCATCGGACCGCTGGCCGCGCTGCGGACGCCGACCGACATCTTCCCGGACATCCGCATCCCCGTGATCGGGGTGGTCTGGCAGTACACCGGGCTGCCGCCGGACCAGATGTCCGGCCGCATCACCACGCCGTTCCAGCGCGCGCTGACGACGACGGTCAACGACATCGAGCACATCACCGCCAACTCCTATAACGGCTTTGGCATCATCAAGATCTTCTTCCAGCCGAACGTCGACATCCGCACCGCCAATGCCCAGGTCACCGCGATCTCGCAGACGCTGCTCAAGCAGATGCCGCCGGGCGCAACGCCGCCTCTGATCCTGAACTACTCCGCCTCGACCGTGCCGATCATCCAGGTCGCGCTGTCGGGCGACGGCCTGACCGAGCAGAACCTCGCCGACATCGGCATCAACCAGCTCCGTACGCCGCTGGTCACCGTGCCCGGCGCGGCGATCCCCTATCCGTTCGGCGGCAAGCAGCGCCAGGTCCAGATCGACCTCGATCCGACGGCGCTCCAGGCCCGCGGCCTGTCCGGCCAGGACGTCGCCAATGCGCTCGCCGCGCAGAACCTGATCACGCCGGTCGGCACCCAGAAGATCGGCACCTTCGAGTACAACATCCAGCTCAACAACTCGCCGCTTCGGATCGACGAGCTCGGCAATCTGCCGATCAGGACCGTCAACGGCGCGATGGTCTATGTGCGCGACGTCGCGACCGTGCGCGACGGCAATCCGCCGCAGACCAACATCGTGCATGTCGACGGCAACCGCTCGGTGCTGATGATGGTGCTGAAGGCGGGCGCGACCTCGACGCTCGACATCATCGCCGGCATCAAGCAGAAGGTGATCGACGTCAAGGACCAGCTGCCGGACGCGCTGAAGATCGGCTTCATCGGCGACCAGTCGGTATTCGTCCGCGGCGCCATCGAGGGCGTCGCCTTCGAAGGCGTGATCGCGGCGCTGCTCACCAGCGTCATGATCCTGCTGTTCCTCGGCAGCTGGCGCTCGACCATCATCATCGCCGTCTCGATTCCGCTGTCGGTGCTCGGCGCCATCATCATGCTGTCGGCGATCGGCGAGACGCTGAACATCATGACGCTCGGCGGCCTCGCGCTCGCAGTCGGCATCCTCGTCGACGACGCCACCGTCACCATCGAGAACATCAACTACCATCTGGAGCAGGGCAAGCCGGTCGAGCAGTCGATCCTCGACGGCGCCAACCAGATCGTGACGCCGGCCTTCGTCTCGCTGCTCTGCATCTGCATCGTGTTTGTGCCGATGTTCTTCCTCACCGGCGTCGCGCGCTTCCTGTTCGTGCCGATGGCCGAAGCGGTGATGTTCGCGATGATCTGGTCGTTCATCCTGTCGCGCACGCTGGTGCCGACCATGGCGAATTACCTGCTGAAACCGCATGTCCATCACGAGGGCCCGCCGCCGAAATCGCGCAATCCGCTGGTCTGGTTCCAACGCGGCTTCGAGAAGCGGTTCGAGCGCATCCGCGGCGGCTACCACAATTTGCTGGGGCTCGCGCTCGCGCACCGGGCGGTGTTCGTGATCGGCTTCCTCTGCGTGGTCGGCGCGTCCTTCGCGCTGGTGCCGTTCCTGGGGCGCAACTTCTTTCCGGCCGTCGATGCCGGCAACATCCTGATGCATGTCCGCACCCAGGTCGGCACGCGGGTCGAGGAGACCGCCAACCAGCTCGCGGATGTGCAGAAGGCGGTCCGCAAGCTGATCCCGGGCGAGATCGAGACCATGACCGACAACATCGGCATGCCGATCTCTGGCATCAACATGACCTACAACAACACCGGCGTGATCGGCCCGCAGGACGGCGACATCCAGATCAAGCTGAAGGAAGGCCACAAGCCTACGGAAGAGCACGTGCGCGTGCTGCGTGAGCAGCTGCCGCGGCTGTTCCCCGGCGTCAGCTTCGCGTTCCTGCCGGCCGACATCGTCAGCCAGATCCTGAACTTCGGCGCGCCGGCCCCGATCGACCTGCAGATCCGCGGCGCCAATCTCAGCGCCAACTTCGCTTACGCCAACAACCTGCTGGCAAAGGTCCGCAAGATTCCGGGCGTTGCCGATGCGCGCATCCAGCAGTCGCCGAACAACCCGACCTTCAACATCGACGTCGACCGCACCCGCGCGCAATATGTCGGCCTGACCGAGCGCGATGTCACCAACAGCCTTGTGGTCAATCTCGCCGGCTCCTCGCAGGTGGCGCCGACCTACTATCTCAATCCTGACAACGGCGTGTCCTACTCGATCGTGATGCAGACGCCGCAATACCAGATCGACTCGCTCAGCGCGCTCCAGACGCTGCCGATCACGGCCGCCGGCAATGCGCAGTCGCCGATCCTCGGCGGCATCGCCGACATCAAGCGCTCGACCTCGAGCGCGGTGGTGTCGCAATACGACATCCAGTCGATGGTGCAGATCTTTGCCACGACCTCGGGCCGCGACCTCGGCGCGGTCGCCGCCGACATCCGCCAGGTGATCGCCGACACCGCCAAGGAGGTGCCGAAGGGCTCCTCCGTGGTGCTGCTCGGCCAGGTGCAGACCATGAACAGCGCCTTCACCGGCCTGCTGTTCGGCCTGCTCGGGGCGGTCGTGCTGATCTACTTCCTGATCGTCGTGAACTTCCAGTCCTGGTCCGATCCGTTCGTGATCATCACGGCGCTGCCGGCCGCGCTCGCCGGCATCGTCTGGATGCTGTTCATGACCGAGACGACGCTGTCGGTGCCGGCGCTGACCGGCGCCATCATGTGCATGGGCGTTGCCACCGCCAACAGCGTGCTCGTGATCTCCTTCGCCCGCGAGCGCTACGAGGAGCTCGGCGATCCCATCGCAGCCGCGCTCGAAGCCGGCTTCGTCCGGTTCCGCCCCGTCCTGATGACCGCGCTCGCCATGATCATCGGCATGGCGCCGATGGCCCTGGGATTGGGCGAGGGCGGCGAGCAGAATGCGCCACTTGGCCGCGCCGTGATCGGCGGCCTGATTTTCGCAACTTTCGCCACGCTGATGTTTGTTCCCGTGGTGTTCAGTATGGTACACAAGAAACAAGGCGCCAAAGCCGCCGCCCCATTGGAGACCACGCATGTCGCCCACTGA
- a CDS encoding efflux RND transporter periplasmic adaptor subunit — translation MSPTEPRSPVSHRKLGIFGVVALIAAGLVVGTGIRAREEQGSKLKEWTDDQAVPSVAVTLPNAKALNSTIDLPGRLEAYYRAPIFARVPGYLKSWSADIGARVKAGQVIAEIEAPDLDQQLLQARADLASQQASARLSEATLNRRKTLVASNFVSAQEIDERTADLSNKNAAVRSGQANVERLEALAGYKKITAPFDGVVTARDTDVGALINSGGGSGPAMFVVSDITKLRVYINVPQNYVPAIKMGAKAIIALPEYPNRTFQATVEASSQAVDVASGTTRMQLGLDNTSGELMPGGYASVKLSLQRDSAPLSIPASALIFNGSGLRVATVGVDDKVLFKPVTIARDLGREIELASGIAADDRVITAPPDGLSDGDAVRVVGAKGKPATASEKQAPKS, via the coding sequence ATGTCGCCCACTGAACCCCGCTCCCCGGTGTCGCACCGGAAACTGGGCATCTTCGGCGTGGTGGCGCTGATTGCGGCAGGCCTTGTCGTGGGCACCGGCATTCGCGCCCGTGAGGAGCAGGGCTCCAAGCTGAAGGAATGGACCGACGATCAGGCCGTTCCGAGTGTCGCGGTGACCTTGCCCAACGCCAAGGCTCTCAATTCGACCATCGACCTGCCGGGCCGCCTCGAAGCCTATTACCGCGCGCCGATCTTCGCCCGCGTCCCCGGTTACCTGAAGAGCTGGAGCGCCGACATCGGCGCGCGCGTCAAGGCCGGGCAGGTGATCGCCGAGATCGAGGCGCCCGACCTCGATCAGCAGCTCTTGCAGGCCCGCGCTGATCTCGCCAGCCAGCAGGCCAGCGCAAGGCTGTCGGAAGCGACCCTCAACCGCCGCAAGACGCTGGTCGCCTCCAACTTCGTCTCGGCGCAGGAAATCGACGAGCGCACCGCCGATCTCTCCAACAAGAACGCGGCGGTTCGCTCGGGCCAGGCCAATGTCGAGCGCCTGGAAGCGCTGGCCGGCTACAAGAAGATCACCGCGCCATTCGACGGCGTGGTCACGGCGCGCGACACCGACGTCGGTGCGCTGATCAATTCCGGCGGTGGCTCGGGCCCGGCGATGTTCGTGGTCTCGGATATCACCAAGCTCCGCGTCTACATCAACGTTCCCCAGAACTACGTTCCGGCGATCAAGATGGGCGCCAAGGCCATCATCGCGCTGCCGGAATATCCGAACCGGACGTTCCAGGCGACGGTGGAGGCCTCGTCGCAGGCCGTTGACGTCGCCTCGGGAACCACGCGCATGCAGCTCGGGCTGGACAACACCTCGGGCGAGCTGATGCCCGGCGGCTATGCCAGCGTTAAGCTCAGCCTGCAGCGCGACTCCGCGCCGCTCAGCATTCCCGCCAGCGCTCTCATTTTCAACGGCAGCGGCCTGCGCGTCGCAACGGTCGGCGTGGACGACAAGGTGCTGTTCAAGCCGGTGACCATCGCCCGCGACCTCGGCCGCGAGATCGAGCTCGCCTCGGGGATTGCCGCGGACGACCGCGTCATCACCGCCCCACCGGACGGCCTCTCCGACGGCGATGCCGTCCGCGTCGTCGGCGCCAAGGGCAAGCCAGCGACGGCGTCGGAGAAGCAGGCGCCGAAGAGCTAG